One segment of Ricinus communis isolate WT05 ecotype wild-type chromosome 8, ASM1957865v1, whole genome shotgun sequence DNA contains the following:
- the LOC8266980 gene encoding ABC transporter C family member 8 isoform X4: MYLYRFPLAATMISPSLIRESLSSIMAFSESSLGELSWICKEKLDLGSPCTQRIIIDIINLVFLGVFYLFLLLGSIRKHQVSWSNRRDWISVVVSICCTLISIAYLGVGLWDLIAKNHSFNHLSWLVYLVRGIIWISVAVSLLVTRSRWNRILVTVWWVSFSLLASALNIEILARANSIQVLDILPWPVNFLLLLCALRNFSRFSSQQASYKNLFEPLLGAKEVKNQKLAHASFLSNLTFSWINPLLKLGYSKPLDDEDIPSLLPEDEADIAYQKFAHAWDSLIRENNSNDTGNLVLEAVAKVHLKENIFIGTYALLRAIAVAVLPLLLYAFVNYSNLDQQNLYQGLSIVGCLILVKVVESLSQRRSFFLARQSGMRIRSALMVAVYQKQLNLSSLARRRHSTVTGLVPLLICGLLNVPFARFLQKCQSKFMIAQDERLRATSEILNNMKIIKLQSWEEKFKSYIESLRDTEFKWLTESQIKKTYGTILYWLSPTIISSVVFVGCALFRSAPLNSSTIFTVLATLRSMAEPVRMIPEALSILIQVKVSFDRINNFLLDDELKNESISTNSSYNSGESIAVEGGKFSWDPELSMPTLREVNLDIKRGQKFAVCGPVGAGKSSLLYAMLGEIPKISGTVNVFGSIAYVSQTSWIQSGTVRDNILYGKPMDQEKYERAIKACALDKDINSFNHGDLTEIGQRGLNMSGGQKQRIQLARAVYNDADIYLLDDPFSAVDAHTAAILFNDCIMTALENKTVILVTHQVDFLSSVDQILVMEGGQITQSGSYEELLMACTAFEQLVNAHKDSVTVLGSYDKSRGESLKADIVRQEDFSVSSHAKQNSEGEISMKGVAGVQLTEEEEKGIGNVGWKPFLDYILISKGTLFASLSTLSICGFIGLQAAATYWLAYAVQIPEIRSSMLIGVYTLISSLSASFVYLRSYLAVLLGLKASKSFFSGFTNTIFKAPMLFFDSTPVGRILTRASSDLSILDFDIPFSYVFAAGGLVELVVTIGIMASVTWQVLVIAVLAIVGAKYIQDYYLASARELIRINGTTKAPVMNYAAETSLGVVTIRAFKMVDRFFQNYLKLVDKDAVLFFLSNGAMEWLIIRTEALQNVTLFTAALLLVLLPKGVVTPGLIGLSLSYALSLTGTQVFVTRWYCNLANYVISVERIKQFMHIPSEPPAVVEDNRPPSSWPPEGRIELQDLKIRYRPNAPLVLKGINCIFEEGTRVGVVGRTGSGKTTLISALFRLVEPASGRILIDGLDICSIGLRDLRTKLSIIPQEATLFRGSVRTNLDPLGLYSDPEIWEALEKCQLKTTISSLPNQLDSSVSDEGENWSAGQRQLFCLGRVLLRRNRILVLDEATASIDSATDAILQRIIRQEFSMCTVITVAHRVPTVIDSDMVMVLSYGKLEEYDEPLKLMEINSSFSKLVAEYWSSCRRNSEKNFGKY; the protein is encoded by the exons ATGTATTTATATAGGTTTCCACTTGCTGCAACTATGATCAGCCCAAGTCTGATCAGAGAAAGTCTCTCTTCAATAATGGCATTTTCGGAGAGTTCACTTG GGGAACTTTCTTGGATTTGTAAGGAAAAACTTGATTTGGGTTCTCCTTGCACACAAAGAATCATCATAGACATCATAAATCTGGTATTTCTTGGGGTCTTCTATCTGTTTCTGCTACTGGGTTCAATCAGAAAACATCAAGTCAGTTGGAGCAATAGAAGGGACTGGATTTCTGTGGTGGTTTCAATTTGTTGTACACTTATTAGCATTGCATACCTTGGGGTTGGATTATGGGATCTAATAGCCAAAAACCACAGTTTTAATCATTTGAGCTGGTTGGTTTACCTTGTTAGAGGAATAATTTGGATTTCAGTAGCAGTTTCCTTGCTTGTTACAAGATCCAGATGGAATAGAATTCTGGTTACTGTCTGGTGGGtgtccttttctttattggcTTCAgctttaaatattgaaattctAGCAAGAGCAAATAGCATTCAAGTTCTTGATATCCTACCATGGCCTGTGAACTTTTTGCTGCTACTTTGTGCTTTGAGAAACTTCAGTCGTTTTTCTTCTCAACAAGCTTCGTATAAGAACCTGTTTGAACCTCTATTAGGTGCAAAGGAGGTAAAGAATCAGAAACTAGCCCACGCCAGTTTTCTTAGCAATTTGACATTTTCTTGGATAAATCCTCTGCTTAAGTTAGGCTACTCAAAACCATTAGATGATGAAGATATCCCCTCTTTACTTCCTGAAGATGAAGCCGATATAGCCTATCAAAAGTTTGCTCATGCATGGGATTCCcttataagagaaaataactcaaacGACACTGGGAACTTGGTTCTTGAGGCTGTAGCGAAAGTACatctcaaagaaaatatatttataggtACATATGCTTTGCTTAGGGCAATTGCAGTGGCAGTTCTTCCTCTGCTGCTGTATGCTTTTGTTAATTACTCAAATCTTGATCAACAGAATCTGTATCAAGGTCTTTCTATAGTAGGGTGTCTAATTCTCGTGAAGGTAGTCGAGTCATTGTCTCAAAGGCGTAGCTTTTTCCTGGCAAGACAATCAGGAATGAGAATAAGATCAGCTTTAATGGTGGCCGTCTATCAAAAGCAGCTCAACCTTTCGAGTTTAGCCAGGAGGCGGCATTCAACAG TTACAGGATTAGTACCTCTTCTGATATGCGGACTTCTCAATGTCCCATTTGCAAGATTTCTTCAGAAGTGTCAATCAAAATTCATGATTGCTCAAGATGAAAGACTCAGGGCTACTTCTGAGATCCTGAACAACATGAAAATCATAAAGTTACAATCATGGGAAGAAAAGTTCAAGAGTTACATCGAATCCCTCCGAGACACTGAATTTAAATGGTTGACCGAATCACAGATTAAGAAGACCTACGGAACTATCTTGTATTGGCTATCTCCAACAATCATTTCTTCTGTGGTCTTTGTTGGATGTGCCCTTTTCAGGAGTGCACCATTAAACTCTAGCACCATTTTCACAGTGCTTGCAACATTAAGGAGCATGGCTGAGCCTGTCAGAATGATACCCGAGGCTCTTTCTATTTTGATCCAAGTTAAGGTCTCCTTTgatagaattaataattttctacTTGATGATGAGCTCAAGAATGAAAGCATTAGCACAAATTCATCTTATAACTCAGGTGAAAGTATTGCAGTTGAAGGAGGTAAGTTCAGCTGGGATCCTGAACTATCCATGCCAACTCTCAGAGAAGTAAACCTGGATATTAAAAGGGGGCAAAAATTTGCAGTTTGCGGACCAGTAGGAGCTGGAAAATCATCGCTTTTATATGCCATGCTTGGAGAGATACCTAAGATTTCAGGAACT GTTAATGTATTTGGATCCATTGCCTATGTTTCTCAAACTTCCTGGATTCAAAGTGGAACTGTTCGTGATAACATACTTTATGGCAAGCCAATGGACCAGGAAAAATATGAGAGGGCCATAAAAGCATGTGCTTTGGACAAGGACATTAATAGTTTCAATCACGGAGACCTCACAGAAATAGGGCAGAGGGGACTGAATATGAGTGGTGGACAGAAGCAGAGGATTCAACTCGCCCGTGCTGTCTATAACGATGCTGATATCTATCTCCTTGATGATCCTTTTAGTGCAGTAGATGCACATACTGCTGCAATTCTATTTAAT GATTGTATCATGACtgcattagaaaataaaactgtCATACTAGTGACTCACCAAGTGGATTTTCTCTCATCAGTCGATCAAATTCTG GTTATGGAAGGTGGGCAAATTACTCAATCAGGAAGCTATGAAGAACTGTTGATGGCCTGTACAGCATTTGAACAGCTTGTGAATGCTCATAAAGATTCAGTAACAGTATTGGGATCTTATGATAAAAGTCGAGGAGAATCTTTAAAGGCAGATATTGTTAGGCAAGAAGATTTTAGTGTGTCTAGTCATGCTAAACAGAACAGCGAAGGAGAGATATCTATGAAGGGTGTGGCAGGAGTGCAGCtaacagaagaagaagagaaggggATTGGTAATGTTGGATGGAAGCCATTTCTTGATTATATACTTATTTCAAAGGGAACACTTTTTGCTTCCCTATCGACATTATCCATATGTGGTTTTATTGGTCTTCAAGCTGCTGCAACTTATTGGCTAGCATATGCTGTTCAGATACCTGAAATCAGGAGCAGTATGTTGATCGGAGTTTACACTCTGATATCATCGCTTAGTGCTAGTTTTGTATATTTGAGGTCTTACCTTGCAGTCCTTCTTGGATTAAAAGCTTCTAAGTCCTTCTTTTCTGGCTTCACCAATACAATCTTTAAAGCTCCAATGCTCTTCTTTGATTCTACTCCAGTTGGACGGATCCTGACTCGT GCTTCATCAGATCTGAGTATCTTGGATTTTGACATTCCTTTCTCCTACGTCTTTGCGGCTGGTGGTCTAGTGGAGCTTGTAGTTACCATAGGAATTATGGCCTCGGTCACATGGCAAGTTCTTGTTATAGCAGTCCTTGCTATAGTAGGTGCAAAATATATTCAG GATTATTATTTAGCCTCCGCAAGAGAACTGATAAGGATCAATGGTACGACGAAGGCCCCTGTCATGAATTATGCAGCTGAAACATCACTTGGTGTTGTTACAATAAGAGCTTTCAAAATGGTGGATAGGTTCTTTCAGAATTACCTGAAGCTTGTTGACAAGGATGctgttcttttcttcctttctaaTGGGGCAATGGAGTGGTTAATTATAAGGACAGAGGCACTGCAAAATGTGACTTTATTCACTGCTGCTCTTTTGCTCGTATTGCTTCCAAAAGGCGTTGTCACTCCAG GACTTATAGGACTTTCATTGTCTTATGCATTGTCTCTAACTGGCACCCAAGTTTTCGTGACTCGTTGGTATTGCAATTTAGCAAACTACGTAATATCAGTTGAAAGGATTAAGCAGTTCATGCACATTCCATCAGAACCACCAGCAGTTGTGGAGGATAATAGGCCACCATCTTCCTGGCCTCCTGAGGGTAGGATAGAGCTCCAAGACCTGAAG ATAAGATATCGTCCGAATGCTCCACTAGTTCTCAAAGGAATCAACTGCATATTTGAGGAAGGGACTAGAGTAGGAGTTGTAGGGAGAACTGGAAGCGGAAAAACCACATTAATCAGTGCTTTGTTTCGCTTAGTAGAGCCTGCAAGTGGTCGAATTCTTATAGACGGACTTGACATATGTTCTATTGGCCTCAGAGATTTAAGGACAAAGCTCAGCATTATTCCTCAAGAAGCAACGCTTTTCAGGGGTAGCGTTCGGACAAATCTCGATCCTTTAGGTCTGTATTCTGATCCTGAAATATGGGAG GCTTTGGAGAAGTGTCAGCTTAAGACAACAATTAGCAGTCTGCCTAATCAACTAGACTCTTCAG TGAGTGATGAAGGTGAAAATTGGAGTGCCGGACAACGCCAACTATTTTGCCTAGGAAGAGTACTTCTGAGGAGAAACAGAATTCTAGTTCTGGATGAAGCTACTGCTTCCATTGACTCTGCTACTGATGCAATTTTACAAAGAATCATCAGACAAGAATTCTCAATGTGTACGGTGATAACAGTTGCTCATAGAGTTCCCACTGTTATAGATAGTGACATGGTCATGGTCCTTTCTTATG GGAAACTGGAGGAGTATGATGAACCTTTAAAGCTGATGGAGATTAATTCTAGCTTCTCTAAGCTTGTAGCTGAGTACTGGTCTAGTTGCAGGAGGAACTCCGAGAAGAACTTCGGCAAATATTAA
- the LOC8266980 gene encoding ABC transporter C family member 8 isoform X5, with amino-acid sequence MYLYRFPLAATMISPSLIRESLSSIMAFSESSLGELSWICKEKLDLGSPCTQRIIIDIINLVFLGVFYLFLLLGSIRKHQVSWSNRRDWISVVVSICCTLISIAYLGVGLWDLIAKNHSFNHLSWLVYLVRGIIWISVAVSLLVTRSRWNRILVTVWWVSFSLLASALNIEILARANSIQVLDILPWPVNFLLLLCALRNFSRFSSQQASYKNLFEPLLGAKEVKNQKLAHASFLSNLTFSWINPLLKLGYSKPLDDEDIPSLLPEDEADIAYQKFAHAWDSLIRENNSNDTGNLVLEAVAKVHLKENIFIGTYALLRAIAVAVLPLLLYAFVNYSNLDQQNLYQGLSIVGCLILVKVVESLSQRRSFFLARQSGMRIRSALMVAVYQKQLNLSSLARRRHSTGEFVNYIAVDAYRMGEFPWWFHATWAYVLQLFLSIIILFGVVGLGAVTGLVPLLICGLLNVPFARFLQKCQSKFMIAQDERLRATSEILNNMKIIKLQSWEEKFKSYIESLRDTEFKWLTESQIKKTYGTILYWLSPTIISSVVFVGCALFRSAPLNSSTIFTVLATLRSMAEPVRMIPEALSILIQVKVSFDRINNFLLDDELKNESISTNSSYNSGESIAVEGGKFSWDPELSMPTLREVNLDIKRGQKFAVCGPVGAGKSSLLYAMLGEIPKISGTVNVFGSIAYVSQTSWIQSGTVRDNILYGKPMDQEKYERAIKACALDKDINSFNHGDLTEIGQRGLNMSGGQKQRIQLARAVYNDADIYLLDDPFSAVDAHTAAILFNDCIMTALENKTVILVTHQVDFLSSVDQILVMEGGQITQSGSYEELLMACTAFEQLVNAHKDSVTVLGSYDKSRGESLKADIVRQEDFSVSSHAKQNSEGEISMKGVAGVQLTEEEEKGIGNVGWKPFLDYILISKGTLFASLSTLSICGFIGLQAAATYWLAYAVQIPEIRSSMLIGVYTLISSLSASFVYLRSYLAVLLGLKASKSFFSGFTNTIFKAPMLFFDSTPVGRILTRASSDLSILDFDIPFSYVFAAGGLVELVVTIGIMASVTWQVLVIAVLAIVGAKYIQDYYLASARELIRINGTTKAPVMNYAAETSLGVVTIRAFKMVDRFFQNYLKLVDKDAVLFFLSNGAMEWLIIRTEALQNVTLFTAALLLVLLPKGVVTPGLIGLSLSYALSLTGTQVFVTRWYCNLANYVISVERIKQFMHIPSEPPAVVEDNRPPSSWPPEGRIELQDLKIRYRPNAPLVLKGINCIFEEGTRVGVVGRTGSGKTTLISALFRLVEPASGRILIDGLDICSIGLRDLRTKLSIIPQEATLFRGSVRTNLDPLGFGEVSA; translated from the exons ATGTATTTATATAGGTTTCCACTTGCTGCAACTATGATCAGCCCAAGTCTGATCAGAGAAAGTCTCTCTTCAATAATGGCATTTTCGGAGAGTTCACTTG GGGAACTTTCTTGGATTTGTAAGGAAAAACTTGATTTGGGTTCTCCTTGCACACAAAGAATCATCATAGACATCATAAATCTGGTATTTCTTGGGGTCTTCTATCTGTTTCTGCTACTGGGTTCAATCAGAAAACATCAAGTCAGTTGGAGCAATAGAAGGGACTGGATTTCTGTGGTGGTTTCAATTTGTTGTACACTTATTAGCATTGCATACCTTGGGGTTGGATTATGGGATCTAATAGCCAAAAACCACAGTTTTAATCATTTGAGCTGGTTGGTTTACCTTGTTAGAGGAATAATTTGGATTTCAGTAGCAGTTTCCTTGCTTGTTACAAGATCCAGATGGAATAGAATTCTGGTTACTGTCTGGTGGGtgtccttttctttattggcTTCAgctttaaatattgaaattctAGCAAGAGCAAATAGCATTCAAGTTCTTGATATCCTACCATGGCCTGTGAACTTTTTGCTGCTACTTTGTGCTTTGAGAAACTTCAGTCGTTTTTCTTCTCAACAAGCTTCGTATAAGAACCTGTTTGAACCTCTATTAGGTGCAAAGGAGGTAAAGAATCAGAAACTAGCCCACGCCAGTTTTCTTAGCAATTTGACATTTTCTTGGATAAATCCTCTGCTTAAGTTAGGCTACTCAAAACCATTAGATGATGAAGATATCCCCTCTTTACTTCCTGAAGATGAAGCCGATATAGCCTATCAAAAGTTTGCTCATGCATGGGATTCCcttataagagaaaataactcaaacGACACTGGGAACTTGGTTCTTGAGGCTGTAGCGAAAGTACatctcaaagaaaatatatttataggtACATATGCTTTGCTTAGGGCAATTGCAGTGGCAGTTCTTCCTCTGCTGCTGTATGCTTTTGTTAATTACTCAAATCTTGATCAACAGAATCTGTATCAAGGTCTTTCTATAGTAGGGTGTCTAATTCTCGTGAAGGTAGTCGAGTCATTGTCTCAAAGGCGTAGCTTTTTCCTGGCAAGACAATCAGGAATGAGAATAAGATCAGCTTTAATGGTGGCCGTCTATCAAAAGCAGCTCAACCTTTCGAGTTTAGCCAGGAGGCGGCATTCAACAGGTGAGTTTGTGAATTACATTGCAGTGGATGCTTACAGAATGGGAGAATTTCCTTGGTGGTTTCACGCAACATGGGCTTATGTATTGCAATTGTTTTTATCCATTATCATCCTTTTTGGAGTTGTTGGTCTTGGTGCAGTTACAGGATTAGTACCTCTTCTGATATGCGGACTTCTCAATGTCCCATTTGCAAGATTTCTTCAGAAGTGTCAATCAAAATTCATGATTGCTCAAGATGAAAGACTCAGGGCTACTTCTGAGATCCTGAACAACATGAAAATCATAAAGTTACAATCATGGGAAGAAAAGTTCAAGAGTTACATCGAATCCCTCCGAGACACTGAATTTAAATGGTTGACCGAATCACAGATTAAGAAGACCTACGGAACTATCTTGTATTGGCTATCTCCAACAATCATTTCTTCTGTGGTCTTTGTTGGATGTGCCCTTTTCAGGAGTGCACCATTAAACTCTAGCACCATTTTCACAGTGCTTGCAACATTAAGGAGCATGGCTGAGCCTGTCAGAATGATACCCGAGGCTCTTTCTATTTTGATCCAAGTTAAGGTCTCCTTTgatagaattaataattttctacTTGATGATGAGCTCAAGAATGAAAGCATTAGCACAAATTCATCTTATAACTCAGGTGAAAGTATTGCAGTTGAAGGAGGTAAGTTCAGCTGGGATCCTGAACTATCCATGCCAACTCTCAGAGAAGTAAACCTGGATATTAAAAGGGGGCAAAAATTTGCAGTTTGCGGACCAGTAGGAGCTGGAAAATCATCGCTTTTATATGCCATGCTTGGAGAGATACCTAAGATTTCAGGAACT GTTAATGTATTTGGATCCATTGCCTATGTTTCTCAAACTTCCTGGATTCAAAGTGGAACTGTTCGTGATAACATACTTTATGGCAAGCCAATGGACCAGGAAAAATATGAGAGGGCCATAAAAGCATGTGCTTTGGACAAGGACATTAATAGTTTCAATCACGGAGACCTCACAGAAATAGGGCAGAGGGGACTGAATATGAGTGGTGGACAGAAGCAGAGGATTCAACTCGCCCGTGCTGTCTATAACGATGCTGATATCTATCTCCTTGATGATCCTTTTAGTGCAGTAGATGCACATACTGCTGCAATTCTATTTAAT GATTGTATCATGACtgcattagaaaataaaactgtCATACTAGTGACTCACCAAGTGGATTTTCTCTCATCAGTCGATCAAATTCTG GTTATGGAAGGTGGGCAAATTACTCAATCAGGAAGCTATGAAGAACTGTTGATGGCCTGTACAGCATTTGAACAGCTTGTGAATGCTCATAAAGATTCAGTAACAGTATTGGGATCTTATGATAAAAGTCGAGGAGAATCTTTAAAGGCAGATATTGTTAGGCAAGAAGATTTTAGTGTGTCTAGTCATGCTAAACAGAACAGCGAAGGAGAGATATCTATGAAGGGTGTGGCAGGAGTGCAGCtaacagaagaagaagagaaggggATTGGTAATGTTGGATGGAAGCCATTTCTTGATTATATACTTATTTCAAAGGGAACACTTTTTGCTTCCCTATCGACATTATCCATATGTGGTTTTATTGGTCTTCAAGCTGCTGCAACTTATTGGCTAGCATATGCTGTTCAGATACCTGAAATCAGGAGCAGTATGTTGATCGGAGTTTACACTCTGATATCATCGCTTAGTGCTAGTTTTGTATATTTGAGGTCTTACCTTGCAGTCCTTCTTGGATTAAAAGCTTCTAAGTCCTTCTTTTCTGGCTTCACCAATACAATCTTTAAAGCTCCAATGCTCTTCTTTGATTCTACTCCAGTTGGACGGATCCTGACTCGT GCTTCATCAGATCTGAGTATCTTGGATTTTGACATTCCTTTCTCCTACGTCTTTGCGGCTGGTGGTCTAGTGGAGCTTGTAGTTACCATAGGAATTATGGCCTCGGTCACATGGCAAGTTCTTGTTATAGCAGTCCTTGCTATAGTAGGTGCAAAATATATTCAG GATTATTATTTAGCCTCCGCAAGAGAACTGATAAGGATCAATGGTACGACGAAGGCCCCTGTCATGAATTATGCAGCTGAAACATCACTTGGTGTTGTTACAATAAGAGCTTTCAAAATGGTGGATAGGTTCTTTCAGAATTACCTGAAGCTTGTTGACAAGGATGctgttcttttcttcctttctaaTGGGGCAATGGAGTGGTTAATTATAAGGACAGAGGCACTGCAAAATGTGACTTTATTCACTGCTGCTCTTTTGCTCGTATTGCTTCCAAAAGGCGTTGTCACTCCAG GACTTATAGGACTTTCATTGTCTTATGCATTGTCTCTAACTGGCACCCAAGTTTTCGTGACTCGTTGGTATTGCAATTTAGCAAACTACGTAATATCAGTTGAAAGGATTAAGCAGTTCATGCACATTCCATCAGAACCACCAGCAGTTGTGGAGGATAATAGGCCACCATCTTCCTGGCCTCCTGAGGGTAGGATAGAGCTCCAAGACCTGAAG ATAAGATATCGTCCGAATGCTCCACTAGTTCTCAAAGGAATCAACTGCATATTTGAGGAAGGGACTAGAGTAGGAGTTGTAGGGAGAACTGGAAGCGGAAAAACCACATTAATCAGTGCTTTGTTTCGCTTAGTAGAGCCTGCAAGTGGTCGAATTCTTATAGACGGACTTGACATATGTTCTATTGGCCTCAGAGATTTAAGGACAAAGCTCAGCATTATTCCTCAAGAAGCAACGCTTTTCAGGGGTAGCGTTCGGACAAATCTCGATCCTTTAG GCTTTGGAGAAGTGTCAGCTTAA